A genomic window from Daphnia magna isolate NIES linkage group LG9, ASM2063170v1.1, whole genome shotgun sequence includes:
- the LOC116924640 gene encoding uncharacterized protein LOC116924640: MSEEEDQACSSAKESNAAIHKEISSVLETKLNAIKSMAALERQQQQYQETLNGSCLPPITATEWTKRTEKQVEKWNYHREAIHAAVSHGSRSTGSQKCCSCRLLFSSCWMITCTDCKHYLYISCDRKLLFTSPFHKRRLLNAKVFSSETLLPKAFVNENDQQSLLSVPVPVFIPHSKEDDMSLIAEDKSVIVVTIGGRYDLKSAMFYRESSNSSVEATIEDYLAAQLCPAAASDTTYFFLMCCSCGSIYRINV, translated from the exons ATGtccgaagaagaagatcaagcGTGCAGTTCAGCAAAAGAATCTAATGCAGCAATACACAAGGAAA TATCCTCAGTCCTTGAGACAAAACTCAATGCTATAAAAAGTATGGCTGCTTTGGAaaggcagcagcagcagtatCAGGAGACACTCAACGGATCTTGTCTACCCCCAATTACAGCAACCGAATGGACAAAAAGAACTGAAAAACAGGTTGAAAAATGGAATTATCACCGTGAAGCAATACATGCGGCTGTTTCCCATGGTTCTAGAAGTACAGGATCACAAAAGTGCTGTTCGTGTAGACTACTTTTTAGCAGTTGTTGGATGATTACCTGCACTGACTGCAAGCACTATCTTTATATCAGCTGTGACAGAAAGCTGCTTTTTACAAGCCCATTTCACAAAAGAAGACTGTTAAATGCCAAAGTTTTCTCTTCTGAAACTCTGTTGCCAAAGGCTTTCGTCAACGAAAATGATCAACAATCCTTATTAA GTGTCCCTGTTCCAGTCTTTATTCCACACTCAAAAGAGGACGATATGTCTCTAATTGCAGAAGACAAATCTGTAATTGTAGTCACCATAGGAG GCCGCTATGATTTAAAAAGTGCTATGTTCTATAGAGAGTCATCTAACTCATCTGTTGAAGCTACGATTGAGGACTATTTAGCTGCCCAGTTGTGTCCTGCAGCGGCATCGGACaccacatatttttttttgatgtGTTGCAGTTGTGGTAGCATATACAGAATCAATGTTTAG
- the LOC123475815 gene encoding uncharacterized protein LOC123475815, translated as MAAEKGACPKRFLLDSDYPEETRQSQQKKILLDKTLYGNGQKNSTPITKWSFGMANLLNRDESAAVCPAGKYKDLAPVQIDLDLAQVNNAITAKECAAPTSCEVVPPIPLDTDLSRLTGKSAAVLSG; from the exons ATGGCAGCTGAAAAAGGTGCGTGTCCCAAACGATTTCTACTCGACAGTGATTATCCTGAAGAAACAAGACAGagccagcaaaaaaaaattcttctggATAAAACATTATATGGAAATGGACAGAAAAACTCAACACCCATTACAAAATGGTCTTTTGGAATGGCAAACC TTTTGAACAGAGACGAATCTGCTGCCGTTTGTCCTGCTGGGAAATACAAGGATTTAGCTCCTGTACAAATTGATCTTGATTTGGCACAAGTAAACAATGCCATTACGGCCAAGGAATGTGCTGCACCAACCAGTTGCGAGGTAGTTCCTCCAATTCCACTTGACACTG atttgAGTAGGCTCACAGGCAAATCTGCTGCTGTGTTGTCCGGCTGA